Proteins encoded in a region of the Zea mays cultivar B73 chromosome 2, Zm-B73-REFERENCE-NAM-5.0, whole genome shotgun sequence genome:
- the LOC100273399 gene encoding uncharacterized protein LOC100273399, whose amino-acid sequence MAAVVSWYGPLIDLSAAASHVGGFVQLLAVVRRLLPHQEQNAATGRTYQRTIAEVGDDTRSSFSVSLWSSKHNSTIIAGDVLLLQNIKIVQFRNGLEGRASQMSSVQVLLNSKDLLDTEPEGICELISSCKVGNATKSKLRKVAEWIIHTKCALGESHHQMQVVSKNWKLAKENESAHFLSISELISQRKLCNINIYACIGKMVLVSSPTSPLKVNLSVIDRRSFKEHSDIVRDLVTAGCKLCGSPLYHKNLHEENTFALDCPNNPKYLHVPGQIYRPFLIYIYDQSGQVPLLVRNRAAETLFANITADDVSECHNSHMLSETYESCNLSTPGTVDDCGNKEIAKRRKTEQKPNFYLIWLTLIKCLLSQGSNSPFCFQISVNPEKNVEDGRFELVYTDPSTFQQPHPFQASLQVPNETPGNTAIDLAEQGALFYDWPVPLACVLSLSQSCHIKTGYFSFFSSGDLDFVFLV is encoded by the exons ATGGCGGCGGTTGTGAGCTGGTACGGGCCACTGATCGACCTCTCGGCGGCCGCCAGCCATGTCGGCGGATTCGTGCAGCTTCTGGCGGTCGTTCGCCGGCTCCTTCCCCACCAG GAGCAGAATGCTGCGACCGGAAGGACGTATCAGAGAACCATTGCCGAAGTCGGCGACGATACACGGTCCAGCTTCTCTGTCTCCCTGTGGTCCTCCAAGCATAATTCGACCATAATCGCTGGTGATGTCTTACTGCTGCAAA ATATTAAGATAGTGCAATTTAGAAATGGCCTGGAGGGAAGAGCTTCTCAGATGTCGTCAGTCCAAGTATTGTTGAACTCTAAAGACTTGCTGGACACTGAGCCTGAAG GAATATGTGAACTAATAAGCAGTTGCAAAGTCGGGAACGCTACAAAATCAAAGTTAAGAAAAGTGGCAGAATGGATCATACACACTAAATGTGCTCTTGGGGAAAGTCATCATCAG ATGCAGGTGGTGTCTAAGAACTGGAAACTAGCAAAAGAAAATGAATCAGCACATTTTTTGTCTATATCAGAGCTAATCTCTCAGAGAAAGTTATGTAATATAAACATTTATGCATGCATCGGCAAGATGGTTCTAGTGAGTTCTCCGACCTCCCCTTTAAAGGTAAACTTGTCGGTCATCGACAGACGTTCTTTCAAAGAGCACAGTGATATTGTCAGAGATTTGGTTACTGCTGGATGTAAGCTGTGTGGTTCGCCTCTCTATCACAA AAACCTTCATGAGGAAAACACGTTTGCACTTGATTGTCCTAATAACCCAAAATATCTCCATGTTCCTGGTCAGATATACAGGCCATTTCTG ATATATATCTATGACCAATCTGGACAAGTTCCTTTGCTTGTGAGGAATAGAGCTGCGGAGACCTTGTTTGCCAATATCACTGCAGATGATGTATCTGAATGCCACAACAGCCACATGCTGTCAGAAACCTATGAATCGTGTAACCTGAGCACCCCTGGTACGGTAGATGATTGCGGCAACAAAGAGATagcgaaaaggagaaaaaccgaacAGAAGCCTAATTTCTATCTTATTTGGCTTACTCTGATCAAGTGTCTGCTGAGCCAAGGCAGCAACAGTCCCTTCTGCTTCCAGATCTCAGTCAACCCCGAGAAGAATGTTGAGGATGGACGTTTCGAATTG GTATATACGGATCCTTCAACCTTTCAACAACCTCATCCGTTTCAGGCTTC ATTGCAGGTTCCAAATGAGACACCAGGGAATACTGCGATTGACCTGGCTGAACAGGGTGCTCTGTTCTACGACTGGCCCGTTCCTTTGGCGTGTGTGCTTAGCCTTAGCCAGAGTTGTCATATCAAAACAGGATACTTTTCTTTTTTCTCCTCTGGCGATTTGGATTTTGTGTTCCTAGTTTAA
- the LOC100272434 gene encoding putative RING zinc finger domain superfamily protein → MRPRRRALFPLHSAGAGACGDPWADCQTPPPVPSTPDSGPGPSPSLPPYGDLPCPPVLSPSPSPSPAPAHNGRRNQGGTQGYGPPPGAGDHDRRHLVKYALIAAGVFAFVCLILLGVSVAVRRRQVRRRRQALLAPPIPFPEGAANVGGGGGHDHGWDGAGGVVHHVWNIRTVGLDEASISSIAATRYRAGAGLLGAADCSVCLGEFQDGELVRLLPKCAHAFHVPCIDTWLRAHVNCPVCRSDVLDPAVTADSGGGGESSSSPPPADPDASPNGGPDHVGAASDAAPDHEGEESDGLDASPAREDQQERPSSAQPPPPPELLCALPRNVRRAASMDAVAVSTAASVAELDRLPEVAAPEEEQIGGRRKRWTGPCPSRPKASGSGHRSNLSTDWLLAPSGVPRSFFSRHSRARSSVLPL, encoded by the coding sequence ATGAGGCCTCGCCGCCGGGCCCTCTTCCCGTTGCACAGCGCAGGCGCTGGGGCCTGCGGTGACCCGTGGGCCGACTGCCAGACACCACCGCCGGTTCCCAGCACTCCTGATTCCGGCCCTGGCCCTTCCCCATCGCTGCCTCCCTATGGCGATCTACCGTGCCCTCCCGTTTTGTCGCCGTCGCCGTCTCCGTCGCCTGCTCCCGCGCATAACGGTAGGAGGAACCAGGGAGGGACGCAGGGATACGGGCCCCCACCCGGTGCAGGCGACCACGACCGACGGCACCTCGTCAAATACGCGCTCATCGCCGCCGGGGTGTTCGCCTTCGTATGCCTGATCCTGCTCGGCGTCTCGGTGGCCGTGCGGCGCCGGCAGGTCCGGCGGAGGCGGCAGGCGCTCCTCGCACCGCCTATCCCATTCCCCGAGGGCGCGGCgaacgtcggcggcggcggcgggcacgaCCACGGGTGGGACGGCGCAGGCGGGGTGGTGCACCACGTCTGGAACATCCGGACCGTGGGGCTCGACGAGGCGTCCATCAGTTCCATCGCCGCCACGCGGTACCGCGCCGGGGCGGGGCTCCTGGGCGCGGCTGACTGCTCCGTCTGCCTCGGCGAGTTCCAGGACGGCGAGCTCGTGCGCCTGCTGCCCAAGTGCGCGCACGCGTTCCACGTCCCCTGCATCGACACCTGGCTCCGCGCGCACGTCAACTGCCCCGTCTGCCGCTCCGACGTGCTCGACCCCGCCGTCACGGCCGACTCCGGAGGAGGCGGCGAGTCCAGCTCCAGCCCGCCGCCAGCTGATCCGGACGCGAGTCCCAACGGCGGACCAGATCATGTTGGCGCGGCGAGCGACGCAGCCCCGGATCACGAAGGAGAGGAGAGCGACGGCCTAGACGCTTCGCCCGCACGAGAGGACCAGCAAGAGCGACCCAGCTCCgcacagccgccgccgccgccagaaCTCTTGTGTGCGCTGCCGCGTAACGTGCGGCGCGCGGCATCCATGGATGCCGTGGCGGTGTCAACTGCGGCGAGTGTCGCGGAGCTAGACCGGCTGCCGGAAGTAGCAGCTCCTGAAGAGGAGCAGATCGGTGGGAGGCGGAAGCGCTGGACGGGCCCGTGCCCGTCCCGCCCGAAGGCATCGGGTTCGGGGCACCGCAGCAACCTCAGCACCGACTGGCTGCTGGCTCCCAGCGGcgtcccgaggtccttcttctcgcGCCATTCCCGCGCTCGGAGCTCGGTGCTGCCATTGTGA